One Methanobacterium sp. genomic region harbors:
- a CDS encoding DegT/DnrJ/EryC1/StrS family aminotransferase: MIPIAKPFIGDEEIKEVEAVLRSGFIAQGPKVAEFEEKFAEYIGTRHAAATSSGTTALHVALLCAGIGKGDEVITTPFSFAATANSVLYAGGKPVFVDIDPKTYNINPEKIEEAITDKTKAILPVHLYGQPADMDQICKIAEDHDLKVIEDAAQAHGAIYHGKKVGSIGDMACFSFYPTKNITTGEGGIITTDDDAFDKDARAIRAHGESERYEHVTLGYNFRMTDIAAAIGVVQIKRLEEFNEKRIENAEYLTEHINSIEGIESPYVAENVRHVFHQYTVKVEDGKRDELKEFLNNEGIGTGVHYPRTIYNQKLYEDLGYAADCPEAEKAAAEVLSLPVNPTLTAEDFGKIVSVLQDASDKIFK; the protein is encoded by the coding sequence ATGATACCAATTGCTAAACCATTTATTGGTGATGAAGAAATTAAGGAAGTAGAGGCTGTTTTAAGATCTGGATTCATTGCACAAGGGCCAAAAGTTGCTGAATTCGAAGAAAAGTTTGCAGAATATATTGGCACTAGACATGCTGCTGCTACAAGTTCTGGGACCACAGCATTACATGTTGCCCTTCTTTGTGCTGGAATTGGTAAAGGTGATGAAGTAATAACCACTCCGTTTTCCTTTGCTGCAACAGCAAATTCTGTCCTTTATGCTGGTGGAAAACCTGTATTTGTGGATATAGACCCTAAAACATATAATATAAACCCTGAAAAAATCGAGGAAGCTATAACAGATAAAACAAAGGCTATATTACCGGTTCATTTGTACGGACAGCCTGCAGATATGGATCAGATATGCAAAATAGCGGAAGATCATGACTTAAAAGTAATAGAAGACGCTGCACAGGCTCATGGAGCTATTTACCATGGTAAAAAAGTAGGGTCCATTGGAGATATGGCTTGTTTCAGTTTTTATCCTACAAAAAATATTACCACGGGTGAAGGCGGTATAATAACCACTGATGATGATGCATTTGACAAAGATGCACGTGCTATACGGGCTCATGGTGAAAGTGAAAGATATGAACATGTTACATTGGGATATAACTTCAGAATGACTGATATCGCAGCAGCAATAGGTGTAGTTCAAATTAAACGGCTTGAAGAGTTCAATGAGAAAAGAATAGAAAATGCAGAATATTTAACTGAACATATAAATTCAATTGAAGGGATTGAATCACCATATGTGGCTGAAAATGTTAGGCATGTGTTCCATCAGTACACAGTAAAGGTAGAAGATGGTAAAAGAGATGAATTAAAGGAATTTTTAAACAATGAAGGAATTGGAACTGGAGTTCATTATCCTAGGACCATATACAACCAAAAACTTTATGAAGATTTAGGATACGCGGCCGACTGTCCTGAAGCGGAAAAAGCAGCGGCTGAAGTTTTATCTCTTCCTGTAAATCCTACCTTAACTGCTGAAGATTTTGGAAAAATAGTATCTGTACTTCAAGATGCTTCGGATAAAATTTTTAAATAA
- a CDS encoding DUF2142 domain-containing protein produces MNRIKSLNPQYVFIVLGLIYGIAFLVLIPPFQVPDEYEHYYKSWDISNGHIIPEKIGNKAGVSVPESVKIMTDSVYQKWKYYILNNQSMDMEYLLNLPLKSSTNTFVDISKYAVVTYSPLPYLASALSIALGKLFDLSPLILLYLGRFGNLLLWLLIIFLAIKITPVFKWGFLVIALMPMTLFQAASLSADGIAISLSFLTIAIFLKLALDDGIKQITSKHIAIIILISLLLSLAKMPYIMLILLFFLIPSKKFEGRTKMFKIFGLTFLLGVLVIAFWNFMVNGLYMPLDPGISLQDQLLYILHYPIDFIQTMLNTSSQYAGELPFIVVGNWAYANSPIPNLIYYMYFFIILLVAAFDKGSFKINLKQRYTILGVFLLITGTIFVLEYLTWTYTGAPVIHGIQGRYLIPVLPLLFLTLYEKGERTKNRLLVELMLSLLIILILSKVVLIFINYYYMSYF; encoded by the coding sequence ATGAATAGAATTAAGAGTTTAAATCCGCAGTATGTATTTATTGTTCTGGGATTGATTTATGGAATAGCTTTTTTAGTATTAATTCCTCCTTTTCAGGTTCCTGATGAATATGAACATTATTATAAGTCATGGGACATAAGCAATGGACATATAATTCCGGAAAAAATAGGAAATAAAGCAGGGGTTTCAGTTCCAGAGTCTGTAAAAATCATGACAGACAGCGTCTATCAAAAATGGAAATACTACATTTTAAACAATCAATCAATGGACATGGAATACCTATTAAATCTTCCACTTAAAAGCAGTACTAATACTTTTGTAGATATTTCAAAGTATGCTGTGGTAACTTATTCTCCACTCCCATATTTAGCCTCTGCATTAAGTATAGCTCTTGGAAAATTGTTTGATTTATCCCCCTTAATATTGCTGTATTTAGGGAGATTCGGAAATCTATTACTATGGTTACTCATCATATTTTTAGCAATTAAGATAACTCCTGTGTTTAAATGGGGCTTCTTAGTCATAGCTTTAATGCCAATGACGCTATTTCAGGCAGCTTCCCTTTCGGCAGACGGTATAGCCATTTCATTATCATTTCTTACCATTGCAATTTTCCTTAAATTAGCCCTGGATGACGGCATTAAACAAATAACGTCAAAACACATCGCAATAATAATACTAATTAGTTTACTATTAAGTTTAGCTAAAATGCCATATATCATGCTGATTCTTCTGTTCTTCTTAATCCCTTCCAAGAAATTTGAAGGCAGAACCAAAATGTTCAAGATATTTGGACTTACGTTTTTACTCGGGGTTCTAGTAATTGCATTCTGGAACTTTATGGTTAATGGACTGTATATGCCCCTCGATCCAGGCATATCCCTCCAAGATCAATTACTTTATATTTTGCATTATCCCATAGACTTCATTCAAACCATGTTAAACACTTCATCCCAGTATGCAGGAGAACTTCCATTTATAGTGGTCGGTAACTGGGCTTACGCAAATTCACCTATTCCAAATCTGATTTACTACATGTATTTCTTTATAATACTTTTAGTAGCTGCTTTTGATAAGGGTTCTTTTAAAATAAATCTCAAGCAAAGATATACTATTTTAGGAGTATTTTTGTTAATTACAGGAACCATTTTCGTCCTTGAATATCTTACATGGACATATACTGGAGCACCAGTAATACATGGAATTCAAGGCAGATATTTAATTCCAGTATTGCCCTTGCTGTTTTTAACCCTGTATGAAAAGGGCGAACGAACTAAAAACAGATTATTGGTTGAATTGATGTTGAGCTTGCTTATCATTTTAATTCTGTCAAAAGTAGTGCTTATTTTTATAAACTATTACTACATGAGTTATTTCTAA
- a CDS encoding MTH1187 family thiamine-binding protein: MISAELTIVPVGTCDTSISKYIAAATSALEDNGINYKLTGMGTLIETDNPDKLFTAIKAAHESIFREGAQRVETHVKIDDRRDTDKTMEEKVGSVEQKMGK; encoded by the coding sequence ATGATATCTGCAGAATTAACCATAGTCCCAGTTGGGACATGTGATACAAGCATAAGTAAATATATAGCTGCTGCTACATCTGCATTAGAAGATAATGGCATTAACTATAAACTAACAGGAATGGGCACTTTAATTGAAACAGATAATCCTGACAAACTTTTCACCGCAATAAAAGCCGCTCACGAATCTATATTTAGAGAAGGCGCACAAAGAGTTGAAACCCACGTAAAAATAGACGACAGAAGGGATACAGACAAAACAATGGAAGAAAAAGTGGGTTCAGTTGAACAAAAAATGGGAAAATAG
- a CDS encoding TIGR00269 family protein, with amino-acid sequence MVTQEEFNKNIENNVKETIETYGLIAHDEKIAVALSGGKDSILTLHMLNKFKEEYNLDLVAITIDEGISGYRNEGVEAARKNAEEIGVKLIEKSFLDEFNFKLDDIFSFYKSACIPCGVFRRYLLNKTAYEVGACKIATGHNLDDEIQSFLMTFARADFRRFSKFGPKLNTIHEKLIPRIKPLWNVPEKDVGTWAVLNDMDVHFAECPYSHMSARSKIKGFLNKMESERKGTKANILRSFDKTFQFEKKPASLYECKKCGEPSSMDVCKACEMLEEINGYLNG; translated from the coding sequence ATGGTTACTCAGGAAGAATTCAACAAAAACATTGAAAACAATGTGAAAGAAACAATAGAAACATATGGGCTGATTGCACATGATGAAAAAATTGCAGTGGCCCTTTCAGGTGGAAAAGACAGTATTTTAACATTGCACATGCTGAACAAATTTAAAGAGGAATATAATCTTGATTTGGTGGCCATAACTATTGATGAAGGAATTTCTGGATACCGAAATGAAGGTGTGGAAGCAGCAAGGAAAAATGCTGAAGAAATAGGGGTCAAATTAATTGAAAAATCATTTTTAGATGAATTTAATTTTAAACTTGATGATATTTTTAGTTTTTATAAGAGCGCATGTATACCATGCGGAGTTTTCAGGAGATACTTACTGAACAAAACAGCCTATGAAGTTGGAGCCTGTAAAATTGCAACAGGTCACAACCTTGACGATGAAATTCAATCATTTCTTATGACGTTTGCAAGGGCAGATTTTAGAAGATTTTCAAAGTTTGGACCGAAGCTGAATACCATTCATGAAAAACTCATTCCACGAATTAAACCTCTCTGGAATGTACCTGAAAAAGATGTAGGAACATGGGCAGTTTTAAATGATATGGACGTTCATTTTGCAGAATGTCCTTATTCTCATATGTCTGCAAGGTCTAAAATAAAGGGATTTTTAAACAAGATGGAATCAGAAAGAAAGGGAACCAAAGCGAATATACTTAGATCATTTGACAAAACATTCCAGTTTGAAAAGAAGCCAGCGAGTTTGTATGAGTGTAAAAAATGCGGTGAACCGTCTTCAATGGATGTTTGTAAAGCGTGCGAAATGCTTGAAGAGATTAATGGTTATTTGAATGGTTAG
- a CDS encoding GTP-binding protein: MTSSIYNITKKGERRNIEFKESLKKDYHLQKDRKQRLASQMKYRMERGSGEAIYFIGVDDDGNLLGLSDEKMEESLFVLKSIAEEINFTILKVEKYPGNNGDIARVFIGKKDLSKRDHMLVGVAGHVDHGKSTLIGTLTTGSLDDGSGRTRIFLDLQKHEIERGLSADLSFAIYGFCNREPVRVKNPLNKKEKAKAVEDCDKLICFVDTVGHEPWLRTTIRGIVGQKLDYGLVTIAADQGPTHITREHIGIIMAMDLPLIVVITKIDMVSAEKIKETKDEVFNLLKLVGRIPYMIKTCEDAKFVAEHANQHLVPVINVSSLTGDGLELLDELFLNLEVEAKEEDSLKPFMMYIDKIYSVVGVGAVVSGTVRQGRIKNGDKLLLGPDGTGKFMDVRAKSIEMHYYKKDYAEAGDVVGISIKGSNIDDIKRGMILCDPNYEKRSVKEFEADVAILVHPTTIKEGYECITHIETIAETVIFEPLDKEYMSAGDTGKVRMQFKYRPFSVKEGQKIIFREGRSKGIGTITRIIG, translated from the coding sequence ATGACAAGCAGCATCTATAATATTACAAAAAAAGGTGAAAGAAGAAATATAGAATTTAAAGAAAGCCTTAAAAAAGATTATCATCTTCAAAAAGATAGAAAACAGCGCCTTGCATCCCAGATGAAATACCGGATGGAACGGGGTAGCGGAGAAGCTATTTATTTTATAGGTGTAGATGATGATGGAAACCTTCTGGGACTCTCAGATGAGAAAATGGAAGAATCACTATTTGTTTTAAAAAGTATCGCAGAAGAGATAAATTTCACTATTTTAAAAGTTGAGAAGTATCCTGGAAACAACGGCGATATAGCTCGAGTTTTTATTGGTAAAAAAGACCTTTCTAAGCGAGACCATATGCTTGTAGGTGTTGCAGGACATGTAGACCATGGAAAAAGCACACTCATTGGGACGTTAACCACCGGCAGCCTAGATGATGGCTCCGGCAGGACACGGATATTTTTAGATCTGCAGAAACATGAAATAGAAAGAGGGCTTTCAGCAGATCTTTCCTTTGCAATCTATGGATTCTGTAATAGAGAACCTGTAAGGGTTAAAAATCCATTAAATAAAAAAGAAAAAGCGAAGGCTGTTGAAGATTGTGACAAGCTCATATGCTTTGTAGATACTGTAGGCCATGAACCATGGCTTAGAACAACTATAAGAGGAATTGTAGGCCAAAAACTGGACTATGGACTTGTTACAATAGCTGCAGATCAGGGACCAACTCACATTACAAGAGAACATATCGGAATTATAATGGCCATGGATCTGCCTTTAATTGTTGTAATTACCAAAATTGACATGGTAAGTGCAGAAAAAATAAAAGAGACGAAAGATGAAGTGTTTAATCTTTTAAAACTCGTTGGAAGAATTCCGTACATGATAAAAACATGTGAAGACGCTAAATTTGTGGCAGAACATGCCAATCAACATCTTGTCCCAGTGATAAATGTTTCTTCATTAACTGGAGATGGCCTGGAACTTCTCGATGAATTATTTTTAAATCTCGAAGTTGAGGCAAAGGAAGAAGATTCACTGAAACCATTTATGATGTATATAGATAAGATATATTCCGTTGTAGGTGTTGGAGCAGTTGTAAGCGGAACAGTGCGACAGGGGAGAATTAAAAATGGAGATAAGCTGCTTTTAGGCCCCGATGGAACTGGAAAATTTATGGATGTTAGGGCAAAATCCATTGAAATGCACTACTACAAAAAAGATTATGCTGAAGCTGGAGATGTCGTTGGAATCTCAATAAAAGGATCAAATATCGATGATATTAAAAGAGGCATGATTTTATGCGACCCTAACTATGAAAAACGATCTGTTAAGGAATTTGAGGCAGATGTTGCCATATTAGTACATCCAACAACAATTAAAGAAGGTTATGAATGTATAACTCATATAGAAACAATTGCAGAAACTGTTATCTTTGAACCTCTCGACAAAGAGTATATGTCTGCCGGAGATACAGGTAAAGTTAGAATGCAGTTTAAATATAGGCCTTTTTCTGTTAAAGAAGGGCAGAAAATCATATTTAGAGAAGGCAGGAGTAAGGGAATAGGCACCATCACCCGGATCATAGGATGA
- a CDS encoding DUF1922 domain-containing protein, giving the protein MYLIFRCNCGRAMYSKEGVIQKKCVCGKVFKVKSRRILAKTEDVQLAIQKVKELQEEKYGGAVFTTADKI; this is encoded by the coding sequence ATGTATCTCATATTTAGATGCAACTGTGGACGCGCAATGTACTCCAAAGAAGGAGTAATTCAAAAAAAATGTGTTTGCGGTAAAGTATTTAAGGTTAAAAGTCGACGTATCCTTGCAAAAACTGAAGATGTGCAGTTAGCCATCCAGAAAGTTAAAGAATTACAGGAAGAGAAATACGGCGGCGCGGTTTTTACAACCGCCGATAAAATCTGA
- a CDS encoding TraB/GumN family protein has product MAPESLEIIGTAHVSEKSVEKVRNTILEKKPDVVAIELDINRYTNLLNEKEGVETPKEEFQIKKLIKGDNLTLFLVSGFLSYMQRRIGDDVGVKPGSEMMAAIEAANEIGAKIALIDRDISITLNRALNKMSIIEKMKFIYGLIASFFSKDEEIEDIESITEGDALEEVMGYFKEMSPKAYDVLVNERDQYMARMLTDIPDESVVAVVGAGHKEGITRYINNPEDIPPLYDLLGIKKSRFSFMQILLFLIPVVFIAVFAMAFLSGINIQTSILQYVLLTSGLSFAGCILSGSKIYSAVTAFIVAPLTVLHPLLAAGWFSGIVEAKGRKVGMDDLAGFKDCESLRDFWDNNLFRVLIVVVGTNIGASIGAFLTIPNVFYPLILKISAIINPILITIFNTFNPILSKIFGWG; this is encoded by the coding sequence ATGGCACCAGAATCACTTGAAATAATCGGAACAGCGCATGTATCAGAAAAAAGTGTTGAAAAAGTTCGAAATACCATTTTAGAGAAAAAACCAGACGTTGTCGCTATTGAACTGGATATTAATCGTTATACTAATCTATTAAATGAAAAAGAAGGGGTTGAAACTCCCAAAGAGGAATTTCAAATTAAAAAACTGATTAAAGGTGACAACCTGACTTTGTTCTTAGTTAGCGGATTTTTATCATATATGCAGCGCAGAATAGGTGATGATGTAGGTGTTAAACCTGGATCAGAGATGATGGCTGCAATAGAAGCGGCAAACGAAATAGGTGCAAAAATTGCATTAATAGATCGTGACATTTCAATAACCCTGAACCGTGCATTAAACAAAATGAGCATCATTGAAAAAATGAAGTTCATATACGGCTTAATAGCATCTTTCTTCAGCAAAGATGAAGAAATTGAAGATATTGAAAGTATAACTGAAGGGGATGCTCTCGAGGAGGTTATGGGATATTTTAAGGAAATGTCACCCAAAGCATATGATGTTCTGGTAAATGAAAGGGACCAGTACATGGCAAGAATGCTTACAGATATTCCAGATGAAAGTGTAGTTGCCGTGGTAGGTGCCGGACATAAAGAAGGAATTACAAGATACATTAATAATCCTGAAGATATCCCTCCACTTTACGACCTTTTAGGTATTAAAAAATCCAGATTTTCATTTATGCAGATTCTACTATTTTTAATACCCGTTGTTTTTATTGCAGTATTTGCAATGGCATTTTTAAGTGGAATTAATATACAGACCAGTATTCTCCAATACGTGCTGCTAACAAGCGGATTATCCTTTGCAGGTTGTATTTTATCTGGATCAAAAATTTATTCTGCAGTAACTGCATTTATCGTGGCGCCATTAACAGTTTTACATCCTCTTCTTGCTGCAGGATGGTTTTCAGGAATTGTAGAAGCCAAAGGAAGAAAAGTAGGAATGGATGACCTGGCAGGTTTTAAAGACTGTGAAAGTTTAAGGGACTTCTGGGATAACAACCTCTTTAGAGTTTTAATAGTTGTAGTTGGGACCAATATTGGCGCATCCATAGGGGCCTTCCTTACGATACCCAATGTATTTTATCCATTAATTCTCAAAATTTCTGCAATCATTAATCCAATACTTATTACAATTTTTAACACATTCAACCCAATATTAAGTAAAATTTTTGGATGGGGATGA
- the comB gene encoding 2-phosphosulfolactate phosphatase, producing the protein MLVSLSLDKSISRDVAIMVDVLRASATINVALNNFNKVIAVKDKDNAVELAKKYNAVLAGERDGAPIPGFDTGNSPVEMQNFSGDTLVLTTTNGTRILEGIKAAALVGSFVNAKSVAQKASEIAEDHIEIVMAGVRGRFAIEDFLGAGEIISYLKNYELDEMAMAAYMASRDEEMVKKAIMNSKSSLTLQKLGFLEDIKFSIKKNIYDIIPIYEKGIIKNYTN; encoded by the coding sequence ATGTTAGTTTCTTTAAGTTTAGATAAATCAATCTCTAGAGATGTTGCAATTATGGTAGATGTTTTAAGAGCTAGCGCTACTATAAATGTTGCTCTAAATAATTTTAATAAAGTTATAGCAGTGAAAGATAAAGATAACGCAGTAGAACTTGCCAAAAAGTACAATGCAGTCCTTGCAGGTGAAAGAGATGGAGCTCCCATTCCAGGATTTGATACTGGAAATTCACCGGTTGAAATGCAAAATTTCAGCGGAGATACCCTTGTACTTACCACTACAAATGGTACCAGAATTCTTGAAGGAATAAAAGCAGCAGCACTGGTTGGATCATTTGTAAATGCAAAATCTGTAGCCCAAAAAGCTTCTGAAATTGCTGAAGATCATATAGAAATAGTAATGGCAGGAGTTAGAGGAAGATTTGCAATTGAAGATTTCCTTGGAGCTGGAGAAATAATATCTTACCTTAAAAATTACGAACTTGATGAAATGGCCATGGCAGCATACATGGCATCGAGAGACGAAGAAATGGTTAAAAAAGCAATCATGAATTCAAAGTCTTCTTTGACCCTCCAAAAACTCGGATTTTTGGAAGACATAAAGTTTAGTATTAAAAAAAATATATATGATATTATCCCCATATATGAAAAAGGGATCATTAAGAATTATACAAATTAA
- a CDS encoding TRAM domain-containing protein, with amino-acid sequence MFGTDQGPKTAPISEGEEYDVKIEDVGKEGDGITRINGFVVFVPGTKAGEEVKVKIVSVRRRFGFAEKVS; translated from the coding sequence TTGTTCGGAACAGATCAAGGTCCAAAAACTGCCCCTATTTCAGAAGGGGAAGAATATGATGTTAAGATAGAAGATGTGGGTAAAGAAGGCGATGGAATTACCCGTATAAATGGTTTTGTGGTATTTGTACCAGGTACAAAAGCTGGAGAGGAAGTTAAAGTTAAAATTGTTTCTGTAAGAAGACGTTTTGGTTTTGCTGAAAAAGTTAGTTAA
- a CDS encoding PRC-barrel domain-containing protein, producing the protein MKIDDIKGKEVIDGKGNVVGEVEDIDLDFRNRRIEGLVLREASITGKIGRGETKVIPCNMVDTIGEKVLLKGKPLTQEDLDVITGGE; encoded by the coding sequence ATGAAAATAGATGATATCAAAGGTAAAGAAGTAATAGATGGAAAAGGAAATGTAGTTGGAGAAGTAGAAGATATCGATTTAGATTTTAGAAACCGCAGAATTGAAGGCCTTGTACTTCGAGAAGCAAGCATCACTGGCAAAATAGGACGTGGAGAAACCAAAGTTATCCCATGCAATATGGTCGATACAATTGGAGAAAAAGTACTTCTAAAAGGAAAACCACTTACACAAGAAGATTTAGACGTTATAACTGGTGGAGAATAA
- a CDS encoding methanogenesis marker 7 protein encodes MYETLTYTGGVHKHEEITELIEDLGGFVLQENLSQMDLVITLAVPIEDVDKVQEKAKELLGTVKIAPMAGTEIAIVSPTLARQHLPHSACDISEYLRRYGAKDNMIGLSRGAGKGISRISQDEKKLIEEHDLAVFALGSFRECILDKTHLFEDLEIPVVVTGAPDIDVDDIPGASAYVGGLGRIPSRLKRGENIRALRSLAETVEGILDDRRKEITEDPPIVPSILVKTEIENQIPAVKDVYSPAPVVSQLDGVRVKLNYDEYKDEIGKVKVDEYILEDVSEIRRSLMYDYILVKLLPESSIL; translated from the coding sequence ATGTATGAAACCTTAACTTACACTGGAGGAGTTCACAAGCATGAAGAGATTACAGAGCTTATAGAAGATCTGGGAGGATTTGTACTTCAGGAAAACCTGAGTCAAATGGATCTCGTTATAACACTTGCTGTTCCAATAGAAGACGTGGATAAGGTCCAGGAAAAGGCAAAAGAGCTCCTTGGAACCGTAAAAATAGCCCCAATGGCAGGTACAGAGATTGCTATAGTTTCTCCAACTCTTGCAAGGCAGCACCTTCCTCATTCTGCGTGTGATATTTCTGAATATCTTAGGAGATATGGGGCAAAGGACAACATGATCGGGCTTTCCCGTGGAGCTGGAAAGGGCATATCTCGAATTTCACAGGATGAAAAAAAGCTAATCGAAGAACATGATCTGGCTGTTTTTGCACTTGGAAGCTTTAGGGAGTGTATATTAGACAAAACACATCTTTTTGAAGACCTTGAAATCCCTGTAGTCGTAACTGGAGCTCCGGATATAGATGTCGATGATATTCCAGGGGCAAGTGCATATGTTGGAGGATTGGGTAGAATTCCAAGCAGGCTTAAACGTGGAGAAAATATAAGGGCCCTAAGAAGTCTGGCTGAAACTGTTGAGGGAATCCTTGATGATAGAAGGAAAGAAATAACTGAAGATCCACCTATTGTGCCCTCAATACTTGTAAAAACGGAGATTGAAAACCAGATACCCGCAGTAAAAGATGTTTATTCACCAGCACCAGTTGTAAGTCAGCTGGATGGGGTAAGGGTTAAACTGAATTATGATGAATATAAAGATGAAATTGGAAAAGTTAAGGTGGATGAGTACATTTTAGAAGATGTTTCAGAAATAAGGAGATCTTTGATGTACGATTATATTCTGGTTAAGCTGTTACCTGAATCTTCTATTCTTTAG
- a CDS encoding metallophosphoesterase — translation MRRIIQLALFLSIFFLGFLAIDYYIFNRLGMLLSVSQTIITIMVIIFTAAYPVAAILEGTLSNEFTRIVYTLSATWMGVALVLGYTLLGYEILNFVFNIPSFTAGIAVIIVASVISAYSIVNSLHLNINEIEIPILNLERELRIAQISDTHIGPIRNSGFMKEIVKKISLLNPDLVLITGDLVEGTVGLHPSMFDSINKLKSRIFFVTGNHDMYEGLENVFEVLKTTKINILQNEVVEFEGLQIVGVGYSTQRNYLKTVLPGLNIDKSKPSLLMYHVPIEVEFASEAGIDLQLSGHTHKGQIFPLNFLGKLVFPYFQGLYNHNGTQVYVSPGTGTWGPPMRSGSRSEITLINLKKK, via the coding sequence ATGAGGAGAATTATTCAGCTTGCTCTATTTTTATCTATATTTTTTTTAGGATTCTTAGCTATTGATTATTATATTTTTAATAGATTAGGCATGCTGTTAAGCGTATCTCAGACTATAATCACAATAATGGTAATTATATTTACCGCTGCTTATCCTGTTGCAGCGATACTTGAAGGTACCTTATCCAATGAATTTACGCGTATAGTTTACACGTTATCTGCTACGTGGATGGGTGTTGCACTTGTTTTAGGGTATACTCTTCTTGGTTATGAAATATTGAACTTTGTATTCAATATTCCGTCATTTACTGCAGGAATTGCAGTAATTATAGTCGCTTCAGTTATAAGTGCATATTCAATTGTTAACAGCTTGCATCTAAATATTAATGAAATTGAGATACCAATACTAAATTTAGAGCGAGAATTGAGAATTGCTCAAATAAGTGATACTCATATTGGACCTATCAGAAATTCTGGATTTATGAAAGAAATAGTTAAAAAAATTAGCCTTTTAAATCCAGATCTTGTATTAATAACAGGAGACCTTGTTGAAGGAACTGTAGGTTTACACCCTTCTATGTTTGATTCAATTAATAAACTTAAATCTCGGATTTTTTTTGTAACAGGCAATCATGATATGTATGAAGGGTTGGAAAACGTTTTTGAGGTTCTTAAAACTACGAAGATTAATATACTGCAAAATGAAGTGGTTGAATTTGAAGGTTTGCAGATAGTTGGTGTGGGGTATTCAACCCAGAGAAATTACCTTAAAACTGTACTTCCGGGGTTAAATATTGATAAATCAAAACCTTCACTTCTCATGTATCACGTACCTATAGAAGTTGAATTTGCAAGTGAAGCAGGTATTGACCTGCAACTTTCAGGACACACCCATAAAGGGCAGATCTTCCCATTGAATTTCCTTGGAAAACTTGTTTTTCCTTATTTCCAGGGATTATATAACCATAATGGAACACAAGTTTATGTATCTCCTGGAACTGGAACATGGGGCCCCCCAATGAGATCCGGTTCTAGAAGTGAAATAACCTTAATTAATCTCAAAAAGAAGTAA
- a CDS encoding DUF134 domain-containing protein translates to MVRPRRFRRIFQEHQIRCFRPDLNGDNCHADPVEVTMDEIEAIRLKDYQDLKQGKAAEIMDVSQPTFHRILNLARGKVAKAIIEGKMIKIKGGDFVADNERYKCKSCSFEWYSPEKEYEKCPDCGSEYIYKISTAEEAQTLAGQPGMGRRRGFGGGMGAGQPRVCKCPNCGYESPKIPGVPCRNTKCPECGTQLCGAD, encoded by the coding sequence ATGGTGAGGCCGAGAAGATTCAGAAGAATATTCCAGGAGCATCAAATCAGGTGCTTCAGACCAGATTTAAATGGAGATAATTGCCATGCTGATCCAGTAGAGGTTACAATGGATGAAATTGAAGCAATAAGGTTAAAAGATTATCAAGACCTTAAACAAGGAAAAGCAGCAGAGATCATGGATGTTTCGCAACCAACATTTCACAGGATTTTAAATCTGGCTCGAGGAAAAGTTGCAAAGGCCATTATTGAGGGTAAAATGATTAAAATTAAGGGAGGAGATTTTGTGGCAGATAATGAAAGGTATAAATGTAAAAGCTGTAGCTTTGAATGGTACAGCCCTGAAAAAGAATATGAAAAATGTCCGGATTGTGGATCCGAGTACATTTATAAAATCAGCACAGCTGAAGAGGCTCAAACACTCGCAGGACAACCTGGAATGGGAAGAAGGAGAGGATTCGGCGGTGGAATGGGAGCAGGTCAACCAAGAGTTTGTAAATGTCCAAATTGTGGATATGAATCCCCTAAAATACCAGGGGTTCCATGTAGAAATACCAAATGTCCGGAATGCGGCACTCAACTATGTGGGGCAGATTAA